AACAATCCGCCAATGATACCGAGTACTAATTCATGCTTAGTAATGATACTTATAACGCCAAGAACACCGCCAAGGCTTAAACTGCCGGTATCTCCCATAAAAACTTCTGCCGGCTGTGCATTAAACCATAAAAACCCAAGACTCGCTCCCGCAATGGAAGCGCAAAAAATAGTTAGTTCTCCGCTATTTGGAATATACATTATCTGCAAATAATTTGCATAAATATGGTTGCCGGCTAAATAACTTATTAAGGCAAAAGAACTAGCGGTAAGTGCTATCGGAACGGTAGCAAGACCGTCAAGACCGTCGGTTAGGTTAACTGCATTAGAGGCTCCGACTATGACAAACATCGCAAACGGTATATAAAAATATCCGAGATTAAGAAGTAAATTTTTAAAAAATGGAATAGCAAGCTGATTATCTCCGGGGTTATCGGTATATTGTAATGAAATGCATATAATTAAACTGATAAGTATTTGCAGTAAAAATTTGTTTTTGCTCCTGATTCCCTTATGATTATTTTTGGTTATTTTTGCATAATCGTCTATAAAGCCGATAATACCGAAGCTAATAAAGCCAAATATAGATATCCAAATATATTTATTAGTAAGATCGGCAAGTAATAGAGTGGAGAAGCAGACGGATAAAATAATCATTATCCCGCCCATAGTAGGAGTGCCGGCTTTCATCTGATGAGATTCAGGACCGTCGCTACGAATCGGTTGCCCGTGTTTTTGCAAAGTATGTAAAAATCTAATAAGCCTTGGACCTATTAGAAAGCAGAAAATTAGGCTAATCAGAATAGCTAAGCTACTTCGGAAAGTAATATAGTGAAATAAATTGGCAATGTGCGAATTATGCACATACGGTAGTAAAAGATTATATAACATGGTTATCCTTTAAAATATGTATTATATTAGGTTAACATGAAAAATTGTCATCCCGTCTTTTTATTAAGGCTTTTTCTGGATACCGTGGTCAAGCCCACTACTGTACGAACGTTTAAATAAAGAGGTAAAAATT
This genomic window from Rickettsia endosymbiont of Ceutorhynchus obstrictus contains:
- the mraY gene encoding phospho-N-acetylmuramoyl-pentapeptide-transferase; translated protein: MLYNLLLPYVHNSHIANLFHYITFRSSLAILISLIFCFLIGPRLIRFLHTLQKHGQPIRSDGPESHQMKAGTPTMGGIMIILSVCFSTLLLADLTNKYIWISIFGFISFGIIGFIDDYAKITKNNHKGIRSKNKFLLQILISLIICISLQYTDNPGDNQLAIPFFKNLLLNLGYFYIPFAMFVIVGASNAVNLTDGLDGLATVPIALTASSFALISYLAGNHIYANYLQIMYIPNSGELTIFCASIAGASLGFLWFNAQPAEVFMGDTGSLSLGGVLGVISIITKHELVLGIIGGLFVIETISVILQVYYFKTTNGKRIFKMAPLHHHFEKNGWAESKVVIRFWIIAVIFALIGLSSLKLR